In the Ptychodera flava strain L36383 chromosome 1, AS_Pfla_20210202, whole genome shotgun sequence genome, TCTGTGGTAGGGTATcagttgtgttgtgttgtactGTCTAGACATACCTTGTCTGTCGTAGAGTAATTGTCGTGTTGTGTTGTACTGTATAGACATACCTTGTCTGTCGTAGAGTAATTGTCGTGTTGTGTTGTACTGTATAGACATACCTTGTCTGTGGTAGGGTATcagttgtgttgtgttgtgttgtactGTCTAGACATACCTTGTCTGTGGTAGGGTAAcagttgtgttgtgttgtactGTCTAGACATACCTTGTCTGTGGTAGGGTAAcagttgtgttgtgttgtactGTATAGACATACCTTGTCTGTGGTAGGGTATCAGTTGTGTTGTGTTTTACTGTCTAGACATACCTTGTCTGTCGTAGAGTAATTGTCGTGTTGTGTTGTACTGTATAGACATACCTTGTCTGTGGTAGGGTAAcagttgtgttgtgttgtactGTATAGACATACCTTGTCTGTGGTAGGGTATCAGTTGTGTTCTCTGTAACTTGTTTTCTGTACGCTTTCAATTCATTCTCTTCGTCTATCTTCTCACTGATAGCTTTTACGTAGGCTGTAATTCTGCTGGTCAAGGTGATAACTTCAACACATATTTTAGTAACCAACAAATATCTCCAAATTTAATGTCAGATCACTTGAACCTATTGTGTAAATTGCCATCGTTATAATCATATTCGTTCAAATCCGATGAAAAGTTGTCAATGTGAGTGTACCGGTATCTAATTGTTGCCTATCTTTGACACTGAGTACTGGTATGAATTTTAACATGTCGTTTTCCTGTATGTTACACATTAATCAATTTGTTAAAAGTGAATTTGACTTGGATGGTATCTTTCAGTATGTGACACTCTTCTACAAAGATGTAgagaatttgcatttttttgttttgtataaacCACAAGATAaagccaaacaaacaaaacagataAACAAGCAGTTAGcattcaaaaacaaacaggggacaaatttgacaaaatctgcACTATAGCATTCTAAAACAATCAGATAACTTTGATGATTATGAGTAAAGGATATTCGTATTGTTGTAACACTTTATTGTTATGTTCCGATTCCTCCTCTGTTTTCTCTTTCACCAACTTTTCTtcgttttcaacattttcaatttctttcctGGTGATATCAGTTTTCTTCTCCTTGTCTTGTGTTATTTGCATGTACTGTTGCAGATTTGACTTAATTTCTTCTTGCTGTTTCTGGTAGAGGTCATTGACCTCTTTGAGTAGCTGGTGCACTGTTTTCAATAGTGTTACTGGTTCCAACTGCTTCAAGGCATTTGCCATTTCAGGGACCACAATCTTGCCTTCCTCCTTGTAGTCTGTCATCTTGTCTAGCAAAATCTGTGAAAACACCATGGTATGGCATACATATTTGGACAAAGTCAATCACCTCTGAATTTTCCAAGGGCTGTAATTGTAAAATGAGAGCTCTTTCAATCAGGGGGCATTTTTGGGAAAGGAACTGTTGCTAGTGGTTACAAACACCTTAGGGAGCTCAGGGTCTGTGGTCGGGGTACAATGAACaagaaaatcattaattataataaataaatttattgtaattattattatcatcctGTGAGAGTTTTAATCCGTACACCTTAATAGATTATTCCACCAACCTCATTCTACACATTTTCTCTCTATCATGCTTACGCTGCATTCATTAATACTGGTGAAGGGGagatttgaaaattcttgggATAGTTGAGGGGGACTTTCAGGTTTTTTCTCTAGGTATATAAAAGGGAATCTGAAAATATCTTGGTTCCGTATTTTTTAACAGTATCAGATTCCATAGTTTGGTAGAtaattcaattgaaaatgaataatattttatgtcatccaacGGTTCTCAGGTTAGTAATAATTGAACAAACAATGGAACCATTTATCACaattcattacttttaatttcaagaaaatCTATTTATGAATGCaattcaattttcataacaagTACTAGTGGACCTTGGAACAGGAAAGAAGCTGCACctgttggtaattttttcaatatttttatgcgagGTATCAAGTAcaatttcttgctgtctcccttaacatttgtcaatgatacaatgcACAGTACATACACAGGTTCTGTTTGcaagctaaatactggacagttcaacatactGTTGGGAAGAACAAGAACAtagttgtaaaaattgaacaaaaatattgtcaaaattaatacagctactgcccaaCTACTCACTGCATATGGGAAGTGTCACTTTCACTGCATACCAGCAGTGACACTGTCACTGCTGgtacagagatagctctgactctgatgtagttgaagaagagtaaAGTTCTATGTCATATGACattcatgacagtgaaatatacttgtacacaagatcaggcccgACAGAAACACATGGAGGAGCAGGAGACTTGACAGTTATCAATAAACAATGGCCAAAAGTGACACTAGGTGTATCAAGGTTCACAAAATAGCGTTGACTATGGTATATAGAAAAAAAGTACATCTTCTTGTCTGCTTGTCTGTTGGTAGTTTACTTCCATTCCTATATGGGATAATGGCTACCTGTCATTGTCATTTTGCAAAGCATACATTGTCCATAGAGAGTAAACATTAGATGTTAGTAGGTATATTAAACTTactattttttctcaattttacaTTGTTAATCAACATCATGTttattttagttattttttttaatcatgttgaaatacttTAAGTTTGTTTCCACTAACCCAGAGTATGAATATGCAGTAGTCTTATCAATATATCATGTATTGACGTTTCAATTTACGGCTAGACTGAAATGCAACTGACAGcaatataagtttacataaCACATATACAGAttgtgttgataagctgaatactgaatatGATAAGGTTTAAAACAAGAGATTGGAGTTTATACAACAGAAATGCTGAGAAATATGTTTGTTGTTTGCTAAAAGATGAATCAGAAACATTGAAACTGTGTTATATTGTGGGATCCAACACAAATGATCGCTTATACTTTTGAattcttgatttttgaattctggcatattagaataataaataaattaaagaaaaagaggggtcaccatgcttgattttatgCAAACCTACTATGGAAAGTccctatttttcatgaaaatcactgaaaatcaaTACATGACACCATTccatttggcaaaatgtagccatgAAATTCACAATTAATGATCATCATTTTAGATGCTCTTCAGGGGATACCATTGACccaggcgcgagccgcacgacagaagcccaagccccaCCAACAGAGGACTACAATTATTACAGCTAGTAtacggcgttatacggcctccggaggccgtataacgccgggaacacacaaaCCTGTACACAGGGCTAAACAAGTGACGTAGTCGTTTTCATTGTGCTGTGGCAATAACAAACTGCAGTGCTATGGATGGAATCTCTCAAACTGACAGGCCGATTGTGTACCTAATGTAATTTGTACAATCTTAAAGGTGATTGTGTCATACCTGTTAAAACGTAAACAAGTGAATATTCGCACTTATTTTGATTTCTGCTGTTGACTGTGGTCGTGATGCTTTGCAGTCTTCTTCCACTAACTTCAAAATAAGCGCGTTGTGTTGGATTTATAACAGTCAATGCTATTGGCTGTTTTAGTCGTAGACAACCAATCATGATAAATGTTTCATTAACATAAGGGTGAGGTCACAGTAGACCAATTAGACAACGTTTAACAAACAGCTACAGGTCAGGTTGTCAGGCTGTTCATGCAGGAGATGTGTGTATGCGTGGCTGCCCTGCCTCTCAGCGTACATACTTTACTTGTTTTTTTCACATTACTGTTCACCTGTTAAAGAATGGCAATGGAAAACACATCGGAAGTGTCAGATATCCTCTCGGAACGTTGtcgtcagcgatttctgaacaaGCCACAACCAGAGATCGACAGAGCGTCAGACTGTGAAAGAAGACCATACGATCGTGAGACAAATccaaaagtaaatatttactGTTATTAGACttgaaatcatttatcagtcTTTCTTTAATTTATCGGAATGTTGTTTGTCATTATTCCTTATAAACAGAAAAGTTTCATACGATAAGTTTGAAACAATTAGTATAAACTTGTAGATACTACGTACAATCAAATTACTGCTTAGCCGTTTTAATGCTAGATCTGTCTACTGGTAGTGcgtcttcgcttgccaaggctTGCTgttcgggcagctggatgcttcccgtagttagggagccgtcattatttatggcctggggggtcggaggaatctgaggggggtcactcaaaaaatcgaaagctaaaagggggggggggagttgctcaaaagtggagaacacgaaagggggggggggctactcaattttgttgacattgatgtattgaagcatttagtggagttacgaattaatacaacaataatagtaaagatatgtatatt is a window encoding:
- the LOC139142641 gene encoding kinetochore protein spc24-like; its protein translation is MTDYKEEGKIVVPEMANALKQLEPVTLLKTVHQLLKEVNDLYQKQQEEIKSNLQQYMQITQDKEKKTDITRKEIENVENEEKLVKEKTEEESEHNNKVLQQYEAYVKAISEKIDEENELKAYRKQVTENTTDTLPQTRFKVNLFQKLLGVQWDYNSDPNEVKGYVSTRHDVRPFCLNTQQNSEFFIANHLWDLVEAAHRE